From one Sciurus carolinensis chromosome 9, mSciCar1.2, whole genome shotgun sequence genomic stretch:
- the LOC124992952 gene encoding olfactory receptor 5K3-like yields MTEVNHSLTTEFILMEFTDDQNLKTLLFGVFSAIYLVTMVGNLGLVVLIYMECHLHTPMYIFLGNLALMDSCCSCAVTPKMLENFFSEDRRISLYECMAQFYFLCLAETTDCFLLAAMAYDRFVAICRPLQYHTLMSKKLCIQMTTGAYVAGNLHPMVEVGLLLRLVFCGSHQINHFFCDILPLYRLSCVDPYINELMLFIMARSILIFTISIVLISYFYILFTIFTMKSKTGRGKALSTCASHFLSVSIFYGSLLFLYARSNLVSKGDKDLTAAIFYTLVVPLLNPFIYSLRNKEVTNVMKRIMKR; encoded by the exons ATGACTGAGGTCAACCACTCCTTGACAACTGAATTTATCCTCATGGAATTTACAGATGACCAAAACTTGAAGACCCTTCTGTTTGGGGTGTTCTCTGCCATCTATCTGGTCACTATGGTGGGGAATCTAGGGTTGGTGGTCTTGATTTACATGGAGTGCCATCTTCACACACCAATGTACATCTTCCTGGGCAACCTGGCTCTCATGGACTCCTGCTGTTCCTGTGCTGTCACTCCCAAGATgttagagaacttcttttctgaggACAGAAGGATTTCCCTCTATGAGTGCAtggcacaattttattttctctgtctcgCTGAAACTACGGACTGCTTTCTTCTGGCAGCAATGGCCTACGACCGCTTTGTGGCCATATGCAGACCACTGCAGTACCACACCCTGATGTCAAAGAAACTCTGTATTCAAATGACCACAGGAGCCTATGTAGCTGGAAACCTGCATCCCATGGTTGAAGTAGGACTTTTGTTAAGGTTGGTTTTCTGTGGGTCTCATCAAATCAATCACTTCTTTTGTGATATCCTTCCATTATACAGACTCTCCTGTGTTGATCCTTATATCAATGAATTGATGTTGTTTATCATGGCAAGGTCAATTCTGATCTTTACCATTTCCATAGTGTTAATCTCTTATTTCTACATCCTTTTCACTATATTCACAATGAAATCTAAAACGGGAAGGGGCAAAGCTCTATCTACTTGTGCATCCCACTTTCTCTCTGTATCAATATTCTAtggttctcttctcttcctctatgCTCGTTCAAATTTGGTTAGTAAAGGGGATAAAGACTTAACTGCTGCTATTTTCTATACTCTAGTAGTTCCTTTATTAAATCCTTTTATTTATAGCCTAAGAAACAAGGAAGTAACAAATGTTatgaaaagaattatgaaaag GTAA